From the Candidatus Omnitrophota bacterium genome, one window contains:
- a CDS encoding tRNA guanosine(34) transglycosylase Tgt, whose protein sequence is SRDFFLSSPLKEKHLLFGIVQGSNYKNLREESAKQIASIGFDGYAIGGVSVGEPIEFMFHAIAQAEPFLPKDKPRYVMGIGLPDQIVKAVGEGIDMFDTCIPTRYGRNGSAFTSRGRIVVRNAEYSSDLRPLDDQCDCFVCQKHSRSYIRHLYNANEITGLHLISYHNVYFYIKLMQKIRKAIEDDCYDQFQKEFFKCYGSTL, encoded by the coding sequence CTCGAGAGATTTTTTTCTCTCAAGTCCTTTAAAAGAAAAGCATCTTTTATTCGGAATTGTGCAAGGATCGAATTATAAGAATTTAAGAGAGGAATCGGCTAAACAAATCGCAAGTATTGGTTTTGATGGGTATGCGATTGGTGGTGTTAGCGTTGGAGAGCCAATTGAATTTATGTTTCATGCGATTGCACAGGCAGAGCCATTTTTGCCGAAGGATAAGCCACGTTATGTCATGGGCATAGGCCTTCCAGATCAAATTGTTAAAGCCGTAGGGGAAGGTATTGATATGTTTGATACGTGTATTCCAACTCGCTACGGGCGCAATGGATCAGCATTTACATCTCGAGGTCGTATTGTTGTTCGTAATGCCGAATATTCCTCTGACTTGCGTCCGTTAGATGATCAGTGCGATTGTTTTGTATGTCAAAAACATTCACGTAGTTATATTCGTCATCTTTACAATGCTAATGAAATTACAGGTCTTCATTTGATTTCTTATCATAATGTATATTTTTATATAAAATTAATGCAGAAAATTAGAAAAGCAATTGAAGACGATTGCTATGATCAATTTCAAAAGGAGTTTTTTAAATGTTACGGTTCGACGTTATAA